In Polyodon spathula isolate WHYD16114869_AA chromosome 11, ASM1765450v1, whole genome shotgun sequence, one genomic interval encodes:
- the LOC121322857 gene encoding uncharacterized protein LOC121322857 isoform X2 produces the protein MAMEILKSSREDLCKWLSVDPDSIIHKAEAMITVKTDKEIQKQSANEKKIDCLLEFIVEKEERCQEFLNILRKVQDLYPQLKTLFGESGKGNVHHCVQADGGSIAIAPFIQSSAVSGFNMPVNIKSSHVCSSNKPMPSSSADKGKSKGQSGTQFEVRATDGSNVVAPVIMSGKVDGIYMPINIDQSTTSSRRGGTSRTSGQEKVISIEEADALVPDKMAFLKSSLPNLVQRVKNIGPLTDQILGNGFSNEMVSNIRSVKPEAKQMRTILEYTTTKSVASKVFYALLEVEPYVMKELVEDYSKK, from the exons ATGGCCATGGAAATCCTCAAGTCATCAAGGGAAGACCTTTGCAAGTGGCTGTCCGTTGATCCAGATTCAATTATTCACAAAGCGGAGGCTATGATAACTGTAAAGAcagacaaagaaatacaaaaacaaagtgcaAACGAAAAGAAAATCGACTGCCTTCTTGAATTCATAGTTGAAAAAGAAGAAAGATGTCAGGAATTCCTCAATATTCTGAGAAAAGTCCAGGACCTCTATCCGCAGCTTAAAACGTTGTTTGGTGAAAGTGGGAAAG GAAATGTTCATCACTGTGTACAAGCGGATGGAGGAAGCATTGCCATTGCCCCTTTTATTCAATCTTCTGCAGTGTCAGGCTTTAACATGCCAGTGAATATAAAGAGTTCACATGTCTGCTCCAGCAACAAGCCAATGCCATCCT CTTCTGCTGATAAAGGTAAATCCAAAGGACAAAGTGGAACACAATTTGAAGTACGTGCTACAGATGGAAGTAATGTAGTTGCCCCAGTTATAATGTCTGGGAAAGTGGATGGAATTTACATGCCTATTAATATAGACCAATCCACTACCAGCTCCAGAAGGGGTGGCACAAGTAGAACATCAG GACAAGAAAAGGTTATATCGATAGAAGAAGCTGATGCCTTAGTGCCAG ACAAGATGGCATTCCTGAAGAGCAGCCTACCCAATTTAGTTCAGAGAGTCAAAAATATAGGTCCACTCACTGACCAAATTTTGGGGAACGGTTTCTCTAATGAAATGGTTTCCAATATAAGATCTGTGAAACCTGAGGCAAAACAAATGAGAACAATCCTGGAGTACACAACTACAAAATCTGTAGCCAGCAAGGTGTTTTATGCTCTTTTGGAGGTTGAACCATATGTTATGAAAGAATTAGTGGAGGATTACTCCAAAAAATAG
- the LOC121322857 gene encoding uncharacterized protein LOC121322857 isoform X1 produces the protein MAMEILKSSREDLCKWLSVDPDSIIHKAEAMITVKTDKEIQKQSANEKKIDCLLEFIVEKEERCQEFLNILRKVQDLYPQLKTLFGESGKGNVHHCVQADGGSIAIAPFIQSSAVSGFNMPVNIKSSHVCSSNKPMPSSASADKGKSKGQSGTQFEVRATDGSNVVAPVIMSGKVDGIYMPINIDQSTTSSRRGGTSRTSGQEKVISIEEADALVPDKMAFLKSSLPNLVQRVKNIGPLTDQILGNGFSNEMVSNIRSVKPEAKQMRTILEYTTTKSVASKVFYALLEVEPYVMKELVEDYSKK, from the exons ATGGCCATGGAAATCCTCAAGTCATCAAGGGAAGACCTTTGCAAGTGGCTGTCCGTTGATCCAGATTCAATTATTCACAAAGCGGAGGCTATGATAACTGTAAAGAcagacaaagaaatacaaaaacaaagtgcaAACGAAAAGAAAATCGACTGCCTTCTTGAATTCATAGTTGAAAAAGAAGAAAGATGTCAGGAATTCCTCAATATTCTGAGAAAAGTCCAGGACCTCTATCCGCAGCTTAAAACGTTGTTTGGTGAAAGTGGGAAAG GAAATGTTCATCACTGTGTACAAGCGGATGGAGGAAGCATTGCCATTGCCCCTTTTATTCAATCTTCTGCAGTGTCAGGCTTTAACATGCCAGTGAATATAAAGAGTTCACATGTCTGCTCCAGCAACAAGCCAATGCCATCCT CAGCTTCTGCTGATAAAGGTAAATCCAAAGGACAAAGTGGAACACAATTTGAAGTACGTGCTACAGATGGAAGTAATGTAGTTGCCCCAGTTATAATGTCTGGGAAAGTGGATGGAATTTACATGCCTATTAATATAGACCAATCCACTACCAGCTCCAGAAGGGGTGGCACAAGTAGAACATCAG GACAAGAAAAGGTTATATCGATAGAAGAAGCTGATGCCTTAGTGCCAG ACAAGATGGCATTCCTGAAGAGCAGCCTACCCAATTTAGTTCAGAGAGTCAAAAATATAGGTCCACTCACTGACCAAATTTTGGGGAACGGTTTCTCTAATGAAATGGTTTCCAATATAAGATCTGTGAAACCTGAGGCAAAACAAATGAGAACAATCCTGGAGTACACAACTACAAAATCTGTAGCCAGCAAGGTGTTTTATGCTCTTTTGGAGGTTGAACCATATGTTATGAAAGAATTAGTGGAGGATTACTCCAAAAAATAG